One genomic segment of Desulfomicrobium sp. ZS1 includes these proteins:
- a CDS encoding M48 family metalloprotease: MNSIFDDRAYRGTLTRRDFIRLSALATVSMAVAGCAANPVTGQSQLMLMGEGEEIQVDRANSPHQFSADYGLNQDSALNAYVSGVGARLARVTHRAHMPYKFNVVNATYVNAYAFPGGSVAITRGILAELDNEAELAGLIGHELGHINARHTAARMSKSKILGALVGGASLIAGTASQSLGNLAGTVGGLGASLFLAKYSREDERQADELGMEYMVGAGYTPQGMVGLMDVLRSMSKRQPSAIEAMFSSHPMSAERYEMAVARSRTRFGGSGNLPDYRERYMDSTARLRKLGPMFKLFQEGDKAMAAKEYAVAQSRYAEGLKLSPNDYAGLVMMSKCMIAQKNGKGAADYAARAKRVYPTEAQAQHMHGVASILNKDYAAALADFSAYERILPGNPSTVFMKGFSYEGMKNKQNAAQEYHRYLKVVTQGEMAQHAYSRLKTWGYL; encoded by the coding sequence ATGAATTCGATATTCGATGATCGCGCCTACCGCGGCACTCTGACCCGCCGGGACTTCATTAGACTTTCCGCCCTGGCCACCGTGTCCATGGCCGTGGCCGGGTGCGCGGCCAATCCCGTGACCGGGCAGAGCCAGCTCATGCTCATGGGCGAGGGAGAGGAAATCCAGGTCGACAGGGCCAATTCGCCGCATCAGTTTTCAGCCGACTACGGCCTAAATCAGGACTCGGCCCTGAATGCCTATGTGAGCGGCGTGGGTGCCCGTCTGGCCCGGGTCACGCACCGCGCGCACATGCCGTACAAATTTAACGTGGTGAACGCGACGTATGTGAACGCTTACGCTTTTCCAGGGGGAAGTGTCGCCATCACGCGCGGCATCTTGGCCGAGCTGGACAACGAAGCCGAACTGGCCGGATTGATCGGCCATGAACTCGGGCACATCAACGCCCGGCACACGGCGGCGCGCATGTCCAAGAGCAAGATTCTGGGCGCGCTGGTGGGCGGTGCTTCGCTTATTGCCGGTACGGCCAGCCAGAGCCTGGGCAATCTGGCGGGGACCGTGGGCGGATTGGGGGCCAGCCTGTTTCTGGCCAAATACAGCCGCGAGGACGAGCGGCAGGCGGACGAACTGGGCATGGAATACATGGTTGGTGCCGGCTACACGCCTCAGGGCATGGTCGGACTCATGGATGTGCTGCGTTCCATGAGCAAGCGTCAGCCCAGCGCCATCGAGGCCATGTTCTCCTCGCATCCCATGAGCGCCGAACGTTACGAAATGGCCGTGGCCCGATCGCGTACCCGCTTTGGCGGTAGCGGGAATCTGCCGGACTACCGGGAGCGCTACATGGACTCCACGGCGCGGCTGCGCAAGCTTGGTCCCATGTTCAAGCTTTTTCAGGAAGGGGACAAGGCCATGGCCGCCAAGGAATATGCAGTTGCACAGAGCCGCTACGCCGAGGGCCTGAAGCTGTCTCCCAATGATTATGCCGGGCTGGTCATGATGTCCAAGTGCATGATCGCCCAGAAGAACGGCAAGGGAGCCGCAGACTATGCTGCCAGGGCCAAGCGGGTCTATCCCACCGAGGCCCAGGCCCAGCACATGCACGGCGTGGCCTCCATCCTCAACAAGGATTATGCTGCGGCGCTGGCCGATTTTTCGGCCTACGAGCGGATTTTGCCCGGCAATCCCTCGACGGTTTTCATGAAGGGCTTTTCCTACGAGGGCATGAAGAACAAACAGAACGCGGCTCAAGAATATCATCGTTACCTGAAAGTAGTGACCCAGGGCGAAATGGCCCAGCACGCCTATTCCAGGCTAAAAACCTGGGGATACCTGTAA
- a CDS encoding CerR family C-terminal domain-containing protein, which yields MTKKKPPQEKLLAAACDIFMDKGFRGTTVAEICARAGTNIAAVNYYFGGKEALYQEAWRHCLTESMRRHPPDGGVSPDAAPEERLRGRMKALMRRIADPENKDFLISQMEMVNPTGLLEEVMRTELIPLRKETLAVVRELLGPDADEQRVVYCEACLVSMCVHPLLMQRVRQKTKKTEAPMFANDLEAFAEHVVRFALAGVRATSGEDEP from the coding sequence ATGACCAAAAAGAAGCCTCCCCAGGAAAAACTCCTGGCCGCCGCGTGCGACATCTTCATGGATAAGGGATTCCGGGGAACCACCGTCGCAGAAATCTGCGCACGCGCCGGGACCAACATCGCCGCCGTAAACTACTATTTCGGAGGCAAGGAGGCCCTCTACCAGGAAGCCTGGCGCCATTGCCTGACCGAATCCATGCGTCGGCACCCCCCCGATGGCGGCGTCAGTCCCGACGCTGCGCCCGAGGAGCGCCTGCGCGGGCGGATGAAAGCACTCATGCGGCGCATCGCCGATCCGGAAAACAAGGACTTCCTCATCTCCCAGATGGAGATGGTCAACCCTACCGGTCTGCTCGAAGAGGTCATGCGCACGGAACTCATTCCGTTGCGCAAGGAGACCCTGGCCGTGGTCCGGGAACTGCTTGGTCCGGATGCGGATGAGCAGCGGGTCGTCTACTGCGAAGCCTGTCTCGTCAGCATGTGCGTCCACCCGTTGCTCATGCAGCGCGTGCGACAGAAGACAAAAAAGACTGAAGCGCCCATGTTCGCGAACGACCTCGAAGCCTTTGCCGAACACGTGGTGCGCTTCGCCCTGGCGGGCGTACGCGCCACCAGCGGGGAGGACGAGCCATGA
- a CDS encoding efflux transporter outer membrane subunit, translating to MSGCRLKSPGAWIAPILVAVGLAGCVSVGPDYVPPVTITPAAWNRLAENGPSRAEQTGDISRWWRTLNDPLLTALVDEALQANHDLRDAQARLRAARARRSVALAGFFPDLGASGSGSRAMSSRETGTGLTRENYSIGLDAGWELDVFGGTRRDFEAAGADLAASEASLSATQVSLAAEVALGYVEMRSLQQRLDIARDNLASQSETLQLTRWRAQAGLADSQDVAQALSNREQTRAQIPTLETSLAEIQHSLDILLGKTPGSLRERLDAGSGLPQPPEKIAVGIPADVLRQRPDVRAAERTLAAETARVGVAEAARYPSFTLSGSVGLEALTLGALGNSGAETWSLVSGITAPIFQAGRLRAQVDAQDAVREQALAAYEQTILEALRDVENALVALARSRQRAEALEIATGAARSAADMARQRYSSGLIDFQPVLDAERSALSTEDSLASARAEGMLALIRLYKALGGGWTPQPGQTDTDMPSKETP from the coding sequence ATGAGTGGTTGCCGCCTGAAATCGCCCGGAGCATGGATAGCGCCCATACTCGTCGCCGTCGGTCTGGCGGGATGCGTCAGCGTCGGCCCCGACTACGTCCCACCGGTCACAATCACGCCCGCCGCGTGGAACAGGTTGGCGGAAAACGGCCCGTCCAGAGCCGAGCAGACAGGAGACATCAGCCGGTGGTGGCGGACGTTGAACGACCCGCTCCTGACTGCGCTGGTGGACGAGGCCCTCCAGGCCAACCATGACCTGCGCGACGCCCAGGCCAGACTGCGCGCCGCCCGGGCCCGGCGTTCCGTGGCCCTGGCCGGGTTCTTTCCCGACCTCGGCGCGTCCGGAAGCGGCAGTCGCGCCATGTCGAGCAGGGAAACGGGCACAGGCTTGACCCGCGAAAACTATAGCATAGGCCTGGACGCCGGCTGGGAACTGGACGTGTTCGGCGGTACGCGCCGGGACTTCGAGGCGGCGGGAGCGGACCTCGCAGCGTCAGAAGCCAGTCTCAGCGCCACCCAGGTCTCCCTCGCGGCCGAAGTGGCCCTGGGCTATGTGGAAATGCGCTCCCTGCAGCAGCGGCTCGACATCGCCCGCGACAACCTCGCCAGTCAGTCCGAAACCCTGCAACTGACCCGGTGGCGGGCTCAGGCCGGGCTCGCGGACAGTCAGGACGTCGCCCAGGCCCTGAGCAATCGGGAGCAGACCCGGGCCCAGATCCCGACCCTGGAAACCAGCCTGGCCGAAATCCAGCACAGCCTCGACATCCTCCTGGGTAAAACGCCCGGCTCCCTGCGCGAGCGCCTGGACGCCGGGAGCGGCCTGCCCCAGCCGCCCGAAAAGATCGCCGTCGGCATCCCAGCCGACGTCCTGCGCCAGCGCCCGGACGTCCGGGCGGCCGAACGCACCCTGGCTGCGGAAACGGCCCGGGTAGGAGTGGCCGAAGCCGCACGCTACCCATCCTTCACCCTTTCGGGCTCCGTCGGCCTCGAAGCCCTGACCCTCGGCGCCCTGGGGAACAGCGGGGCCGAGACCTGGAGCCTCGTTAGCGGCATCACCGCGCCCATCTTCCAGGCCGGACGGCTACGCGCCCAGGTGGATGCCCAGGACGCGGTGCGCGAACAGGCGCTGGCGGCCTACGAACAGACCATTCTCGAAGCTCTGCGTGACGTGGAGAACGCCCTGGTTGCCCTCGCCCGCTCCCGGCAACGCGCCGAAGCGCTGGAGATCGCCACCGGAGCCGCTCGGAGCGCGGCGGACATGGCCCGACAACGCTACTCATCCGGGCTCATCGATTTTCAACCGGTCCTTGACGCCGAACGCAGCGCGCTGTCCACCGAAGACAGCCTTGCCAGCGCCCGCGCGGAAGGGATGCTGGCCCTGATCAGACTGTACAAAGCCTTGGGCGGCGGCTGGACACCGCAGCCCGGTCAGACCGACACGGACATGCCATCAAAGGAAACACCATGA
- a CDS encoding mechanosensitive ion channel family protein, translating to MKIKIVILTVMFACLSSLGGFAVAEEAQPVPESVTVLSSFFQTKVKEVADLQRDMDLLQAALETQEEGFKAALDSARSRLQTLEIMARMVKTNPYDMRVALAEATYLQLTLTKDSQPLEALAKDIGSKAVTIDALQEDLERKWASGLDKSVRDDVQGMRKSVAAVDRQAQDLRTRVDKLQAQMVEIQTRTGEWVATFQTQLPMIWRAEFLDAKDFRLLPATGADVRKDLVDWFSNLRVLFVSQYSSVAQERGDWVGMLVLFWLPFIFIGFAAYRFLEDVFENARAGGRMTSAFGILCLSLALSLLAAFLAGQVKQTSLLLVATHVFMLLGVQALAWVFRNVRGRLQKDSLQPLLPLVFLSLSVAVLDILRLPQWMEHLAWVCLVVLSSLFFGMIQPELRYERLIRRVHPYAMAILVAVAVLGWGNLAVLASTLWGVLALAVQLGIGASSVVRVVFEKLDKTGFKALVADLAVTFLTLFVWLFVVLGVMAWISINLGTNVVYEKLSTLELNWGDFSFNFLRLGVVLLLFQVVRSLALAWKTVLDSENLRWKNIDHGAAASLQRIGIYCLWLLYGLLTVNLLGISLTNFAVIAGGLSVGIGFGMQAIFSNFISGLILLFDRAIQAGDVIEVNGVWAKVMSVNIRNTEVQTFENAKIFLPNSTLIANQVTNWTHRNDVRIRRDVLVGVAYGSDVQLVKKILLEAASDHPAVMSSPEPWVIFNDFGASSLDFILRFWVRHVDFGVSSCSEIREVIEAKFREHGVEIPFPQMDVHMRPGDGVLQVNSKE from the coding sequence ATGAAGATAAAGATAGTGATTTTGACGGTTATGTTCGCGTGCCTCTCCAGTCTGGGCGGCTTTGCCGTGGCCGAAGAGGCCCAGCCCGTTCCTGAGAGCGTGACGGTCCTCTCCTCTTTTTTTCAGACCAAGGTCAAGGAAGTTGCCGATCTGCAGCGAGATATGGATCTTTTGCAGGCAGCGCTCGAGACGCAGGAGGAGGGCTTCAAGGCCGCCCTGGATTCTGCCCGGAGCCGTCTGCAAACTCTTGAGATCATGGCCCGGATGGTCAAGACGAACCCGTACGATATGCGCGTGGCCCTGGCCGAGGCCACGTACCTGCAGTTGACCCTGACCAAGGATTCCCAGCCCCTTGAGGCCCTGGCCAAGGATATAGGGTCGAAGGCGGTCACCATCGATGCCCTGCAGGAGGACTTGGAGCGCAAATGGGCCTCGGGCCTGGATAAATCCGTGCGTGACGATGTCCAGGGCATGCGCAAGAGTGTCGCTGCCGTGGACAGGCAAGCGCAGGATTTACGGACCCGGGTGGACAAACTGCAGGCCCAGATGGTCGAAATCCAAACCCGCACCGGCGAATGGGTGGCCACCTTTCAGACCCAGTTGCCCATGATCTGGAGAGCGGAATTTTTGGACGCCAAGGACTTCCGGCTGCTGCCCGCAACCGGCGCGGACGTCCGCAAGGATCTTGTGGACTGGTTTTCGAACCTGAGGGTTCTGTTTGTCAGCCAGTATTCTTCCGTGGCCCAGGAGCGCGGAGACTGGGTCGGCATGCTCGTGCTTTTCTGGCTGCCCTTTATCTTTATTGGCTTTGCCGCCTATCGATTTCTGGAGGACGTGTTTGAAAACGCCCGCGCGGGCGGTCGAATGACTTCGGCCTTCGGCATCCTCTGCCTGTCCCTGGCGCTGTCCCTGCTGGCCGCTTTTCTTGCCGGGCAGGTCAAGCAGACCTCCCTGCTTCTGGTCGCTACGCACGTGTTCATGCTGCTCGGGGTACAGGCCCTGGCCTGGGTTTTCCGCAACGTGCGGGGACGGTTGCAAAAAGACAGTTTGCAGCCGTTACTGCCGCTGGTCTTTTTGTCCCTCAGCGTGGCGGTGCTGGATATCCTGCGCCTGCCCCAATGGATGGAGCATCTCGCCTGGGTGTGTCTGGTGGTGCTCAGCAGCCTTTTTTTCGGGATGATCCAGCCCGAACTGCGCTATGAACGCCTTATCCGGCGCGTGCATCCCTATGCGATGGCGATCCTGGTGGCCGTGGCCGTGCTCGGCTGGGGCAATCTGGCCGTGCTGGCCAGCACCCTGTGGGGCGTGCTGGCCTTGGCAGTGCAACTGGGGATCGGCGCGTCGAGCGTGGTGCGGGTGGTGTTCGAAAAACTCGACAAGACCGGTTTCAAGGCGCTGGTTGCGGATCTGGCCGTGACCTTCCTGACGCTTTTTGTCTGGCTGTTCGTGGTGCTCGGGGTCATGGCCTGGATCTCGATCAACCTCGGAACCAACGTTGTTTATGAAAAGCTGTCGACACTGGAATTGAACTGGGGTGACTTCTCCTTCAATTTCCTGCGTCTTGGTGTTGTTCTTCTGCTGTTTCAGGTTGTCCGTTCCCTGGCCCTGGCCTGGAAAACGGTCCTTGATAGCGAGAATCTGCGTTGGAAAAATATCGATCACGGCGCGGCGGCTTCGCTCCAGCGCATCGGGATCTATTGCCTGTGGCTGCTCTATGGCCTGTTGACCGTGAACCTGCTCGGTATCAGCCTGACCAATTTCGCGGTCATCGCCGGTGGTCTTTCCGTGGGTATCGGCTTTGGCATGCAGGCCATCTTCAGCAACTTCATCAGTGGGCTCATTCTGCTCTTTGACCGGGCCATTCAGGCCGGGGACGTGATCGAGGTCAACGGAGTCTGGGCCAAGGTCATGAGCGTGAACATCCGCAACACCGAGGTCCAGACCTTCGAAAACGCCAAGATCTTTTTGCCCAACTCGACCCTTATCGCCAACCAGGTCACCAATTGGACGCATCGCAACGATGTGCGCATCCGGCGGGACGTGCTTGTGGGCGTGGCCTACGGATCTGATGTGCAGCTGGTCAAGAAGATCCTGCTGGAGGCGGCCTCCGATCACCCTGCCGTCATGTCGAGCCCCGAGCCCTGGGTCATTTTCAACGATTTCGGGGCCAGCTCCCTGGATTTCATCCTGCGCTTCTGGGTGCGGCACGTTGATTTTGGTGTCTCCTCGTGTTCGGAGATTCGCGAGGTCATCGAAGCCAAATTCCGCGAACACGGCGTGGAGATTCCTTTTCCGCAGATGGATGTGCATATGCGTCCCGGTGACGGGGTGCTGCAGGTCAATTCCAAAGAATAA